The Doryrhamphus excisus isolate RoL2022-K1 chromosome 18, RoL_Dexc_1.0, whole genome shotgun sequence genome contains a region encoding:
- the mtss1 gene encoding protein MTSS 1 isoform X4: protein MCMRHRSIESKLKVFTTALSESLITPLELKMEEWRKAASQLDKDHAKEYKKARADIKKKSSDTVKLQKKVKKGKDEVRGQLDSALQDVNVRYAVLEETEKRAVCRALVEERARYCSFVSILKPVLDHEINMLGEVTHLQTLLEDLTILTAEPNKLPPASEQVILDLKGSDFSYTYQTPPASPSNTLSRKSSISSYQSGSVRHVPSLDSISFAVDGVHIQHGSSPFLMIGCDESGRSLSEGNSPSRFGRQGARSRCGYASGPGRRPALGRRVSRRDMNTDAVASTNQIAVMGAAGENGLLVPPQSAYTQHGERVRAMSASGKSCSARDQLALTLGVLNSDAPRSSRDSLHCSSGYSTQTTTPSCSEDTIHTHALKRDPNLYVDYESISLHGDTDSISLNHLSHSNSQSDFDKSSTIPRNSDLSFQYRKFAQSKRPASTVSLLADTELKGGSVHHLQSHTATIRRKPSTKPAYRRGTISGGVPIPISTPQVPLKAVAGNGGSEENVFIVPSAVGVGGLGHNKLCTSTQSLSALPPSSSPYYQLVPGQMPIPVPVPTVPSVPPEGGFAKQQQQRQYQQHLHIQQLNQQQRHQQQIHIEQFHHEQQLQNQLQTQTQNQQLNQQHKQKLFQQQHQAQFQAPFTQREDSGLDYSARNQVAPHSSPDQDQDLDVLTHERGERDMLNLIRGVKLKRTLTNDRSAPLLPSPGSHN, encoded by the exons ATGTGCATGAGACACCGCAGCATCGAATCCAAACTCAAAGTCTTCACCAC AGCTCTCTCCGAAAGTCTCATCACACCATTAGAGCTGAAGATGGAGGAGTGGAGGAAAGCGGCGAGTCAGCTGGACAAAGATCACGCAAAAG AGTACAAAAAGGCGAGAGCAGACATCAAGAAAAAATCATCAGACACCGTCAAACTGCAAAAGAAGGTGAAGAAAG GCAAGGATGAAGTGCGTGGCCAGCTGGACAGCGCACTGCAGGACGTCAACGTGCGATACGCTGTTCTGGAGGAGACGGAGAAGAGGGCAGTGTGCCGAGCTCTTGTCGAAGAAAGAGCTCGCTACTGCAGCTTTGTTAGCATACTGAAACCCGTGCTG GATCATGAGATAAACATGCTGGGTGAGGTGACCCACCTGCAGACGCTCCTGGAAGACCTCACCATCTTGACGGCTGAGCCCAATAAACTCCCACCAGCCAGCGAGCAG GTGATTTTGGATCTGAAGGGTTCCGACTTCAGCTACACCTACCAGACGCCTCCAGCCTCTCCTAGCAACACACTGTCCAGGAAGAGCAGCATCAGCAG CTACCAGTCTGGATCAGTGAGGCATGTTCCTTCATTGGACTCCATCAGCTTTGCTGTGGATGGAGTGCACATCCAG CACGGTTCCTCCCCATTTCTGATGATTGGCTGCGATGAAAGCGGTCGGTCCCTCAGTGAAGGGAACTCCCCTTCTCGCTTTGGCCGCCAGGGCGCCCGCAGTCGCTGCGGTTACGCCTCTGGGCCCGGTCGCCGCCCGGCACTTGGCCGCCGCGTGAGCCGCAGGGATATGAACACC GATGCAGTCGCCTCCACCAATCAGATCGCTGTAATGGGAGCGGCAGGTGAGAATGGCCTCCTCGTCCCTCCTCAAAGTGCTTACACTCAACATGGGGAGAGGGTTCGTGCCATGTCTGCATCCGGCAag TCTTGCTCTGCTCGGGATCAGCTGGCCCTGACTCTGGGCGTGTTGAATTCGGATGCCCCACGGAGCAGCCGGGACTCGCTGCACTGCTCCAGCGGTTACAGCACGCAGACGACCACACCGTCCTGCTCTGAAGACACCATCCACACACATG CTCTAAAGAGAGACCCTAACCTCTATG TCGACTACGAGTCCATTTCCCTCCATGGGGACACTGACTCCATCTCCCTGAATCACCTGTCACACAGCAACAGCCAATCAGATTTTGACAAGTCTTCCACCATACCAAGGAACTCTGATCTCAGTTTCCAGTATAGGAAGTTTGCTCAGTCCAAGCGTCCCGCCTCCACTGTCAGCCTATTGGCCGACACTGAACTCAAGGGCGGGTCTGTCCACCACTTGCAGTCCCACACGGCGACAATCAGACGCAAGCCGTCAACCAAGCCGGCATATCGCAGAGGCACCATCAGTGGAGGGGTTCCCATCCCCATTTCCACGCCGCAGGTTCCTCTCAAAGCAGTGGCGGGGAATGGCGGCAGCGAGGAGAACGTCTTCATCGTCCCCTCCGCTGTGGGAGTGGGAGGTTTGGGTCACAATAAACTCTGCACCTCGACGCAGAGCCTCAGCGCCCTGCCGCCGTCCTCTTCCCCGTACTACCAGCTGGTGCCAGGTCAGATGCCCATCCCTGTGCCCGTACCCACCGTGCCATCCGTGCCACCCGAGGGCGGCTTTGCCAAGCAGCAGCAACAGAGACAGTACCAGCAACATCTTCACATCCAGCAACTAAACCAGCAGCAGCGTCACCAGCAGCAGATCCACATTGAGCAGTTTCATCACGAACAGCAACTCCAGAACCAGCTTCAGACCCAGACCCAGAACCAGCAACTGAACCAGCAGCACAAACAGAAGCTCTTCCAGCAGCAGCATCAAGCCCAGTTTCAGGCCCCCTTTACCCAGCGAGAGGACTCCGGCCTGGATTACAGTGCTCGGAACCAGGTCGCTCCGCACTCCAGCccggaccaggaccaggacctgGACGTCCTGACACACGAAAGGGGCGAAAGAGACATGCTGAACCTGATCAGGGGCGTAAAGCTTAAAAGGACCCTCACCAACGATCGCTCGGCCCCGCTACTGCCCTCGCCTGGCAGTCACAACTGA
- the mtss1 gene encoding protein MTSS 1 isoform X2, whose protein sequence is MDAGIEKECSALGGLFQLIMNDMKASYPTWEDFVTKGVKLQSQLRTTILMTGAFLDAFQKVADMAMGARGATKEIGSALTRMCMRHRSIESKLKVFTTALSESLITPLELKMEEWRKAASQLDKDHAKEYKKARADIKKKSSDTVKLQKKVKKGKDEVRGQLDSALQDVNVRYAVLEETEKRAVCRALVEERARYCSFVSILKPVLDHEINMLGEVTHLQTLLEDLTILTAEPNKLPPASEQVILDLKGSDFSYTYQTPPASPSNTLSRKSSISSYQSGSVRHVPSLDSISFAVDGVHIQHGSSPFLMIGCDESGRSLSEGNSPSRFGRQGARSRCGYASGPGRRPALGRRVSRRDMNTDAVASTNQIAVMGAAGENGLLVPPQSAYTQHGERVRAMSASGKSCSARDQLALTLGVLNSDAPRSSRDSLHCSSGYSTQTTTPSCSEDTIHTHVDYESISLHGDTDSISLNHLSHSNSQSDFDKSSTIPRNSDLSFQYRKFAQSKRPASTVSLLADTELKGGSVHHLQSHTATIRRKPSTKPAYRRGTISGGVPIPISTPQVPLKAVAGNGGSEENVFIVPSAVGVGGLGHNKLCTSTQSLSALPPSSSPYYQLVPGQMPIPVPVPTVPSVPPEGGFAKQQQQRQYQQHLHIQQLNQQQRHQQQIHIEQFHHEQQLQNQLQTQTQNQQLNQQHKQKLFQQQHQAQFQAPFTQREDSGLDYSARNQVAPHSSPDQDQDLDVLTHERGERDMLNLIRGVKLKRTLTNDRSAPLLPSPGSHN, encoded by the exons GACGACCATCCTGATGACCGGAGCATTCCTGGATGCCTTTCAAAAGGTAGCAGACATGGCGATGGGAGCCAGAG GCGCTACCAAGGAGATTGGTTCAGCATTAACCAGAATGTGCATGAGACACCGCAGCATCGAATCCAAACTCAAAGTCTTCACCAC AGCTCTCTCCGAAAGTCTCATCACACCATTAGAGCTGAAGATGGAGGAGTGGAGGAAAGCGGCGAGTCAGCTGGACAAAGATCACGCAAAAG AGTACAAAAAGGCGAGAGCAGACATCAAGAAAAAATCATCAGACACCGTCAAACTGCAAAAGAAGGTGAAGAAAG GCAAGGATGAAGTGCGTGGCCAGCTGGACAGCGCACTGCAGGACGTCAACGTGCGATACGCTGTTCTGGAGGAGACGGAGAAGAGGGCAGTGTGCCGAGCTCTTGTCGAAGAAAGAGCTCGCTACTGCAGCTTTGTTAGCATACTGAAACCCGTGCTG GATCATGAGATAAACATGCTGGGTGAGGTGACCCACCTGCAGACGCTCCTGGAAGACCTCACCATCTTGACGGCTGAGCCCAATAAACTCCCACCAGCCAGCGAGCAG GTGATTTTGGATCTGAAGGGTTCCGACTTCAGCTACACCTACCAGACGCCTCCAGCCTCTCCTAGCAACACACTGTCCAGGAAGAGCAGCATCAGCAG CTACCAGTCTGGATCAGTGAGGCATGTTCCTTCATTGGACTCCATCAGCTTTGCTGTGGATGGAGTGCACATCCAG CACGGTTCCTCCCCATTTCTGATGATTGGCTGCGATGAAAGCGGTCGGTCCCTCAGTGAAGGGAACTCCCCTTCTCGCTTTGGCCGCCAGGGCGCCCGCAGTCGCTGCGGTTACGCCTCTGGGCCCGGTCGCCGCCCGGCACTTGGCCGCCGCGTGAGCCGCAGGGATATGAACACC GATGCAGTCGCCTCCACCAATCAGATCGCTGTAATGGGAGCGGCAGGTGAGAATGGCCTCCTCGTCCCTCCTCAAAGTGCTTACACTCAACATGGGGAGAGGGTTCGTGCCATGTCTGCATCCGGCAag TCTTGCTCTGCTCGGGATCAGCTGGCCCTGACTCTGGGCGTGTTGAATTCGGATGCCCCACGGAGCAGCCGGGACTCGCTGCACTGCTCCAGCGGTTACAGCACGCAGACGACCACACCGTCCTGCTCTGAAGACACCATCCACACACATG TCGACTACGAGTCCATTTCCCTCCATGGGGACACTGACTCCATCTCCCTGAATCACCTGTCACACAGCAACAGCCAATCAGATTTTGACAAGTCTTCCACCATACCAAGGAACTCTGATCTCAGTTTCCAGTATAGGAAGTTTGCTCAGTCCAAGCGTCCCGCCTCCACTGTCAGCCTATTGGCCGACACTGAACTCAAGGGCGGGTCTGTCCACCACTTGCAGTCCCACACGGCGACAATCAGACGCAAGCCGTCAACCAAGCCGGCATATCGCAGAGGCACCATCAGTGGAGGGGTTCCCATCCCCATTTCCACGCCGCAGGTTCCTCTCAAAGCAGTGGCGGGGAATGGCGGCAGCGAGGAGAACGTCTTCATCGTCCCCTCCGCTGTGGGAGTGGGAGGTTTGGGTCACAATAAACTCTGCACCTCGACGCAGAGCCTCAGCGCCCTGCCGCCGTCCTCTTCCCCGTACTACCAGCTGGTGCCAGGTCAGATGCCCATCCCTGTGCCCGTACCCACCGTGCCATCCGTGCCACCCGAGGGCGGCTTTGCCAAGCAGCAGCAACAGAGACAGTACCAGCAACATCTTCACATCCAGCAACTAAACCAGCAGCAGCGTCACCAGCAGCAGATCCACATTGAGCAGTTTCATCACGAACAGCAACTCCAGAACCAGCTTCAGACCCAGACCCAGAACCAGCAACTGAACCAGCAGCACAAACAGAAGCTCTTCCAGCAGCAGCATCAAGCCCAGTTTCAGGCCCCCTTTACCCAGCGAGAGGACTCCGGCCTGGATTACAGTGCTCGGAACCAGGTCGCTCCGCACTCCAGCccggaccaggaccaggacctgGACGTCCTGACACACGAAAGGGGCGAAAGAGACATGCTGAACCTGATCAGGGGCGTAAAGCTTAAAAGGACCCTCACCAACGATCGCTCGGCCCCGCTACTGCCCTCGCCTGGCAGTCACAACTGA
- the mtss1 gene encoding protein MTSS 1 isoform X3: MDAGIEKECSALGGLFQLIMNDMKASYPTWEDFVTKGVKLQSQLRTTILMTGAFLDAFQKVADMAMGARGATKEIGSALTRMCMRHRSIESKLKVFTTALSESLITPLELKMEEWRKAASQLDKDHAKEYKKARADIKKKSSDTVKLQKKVKKGKDEVRGQLDSALQDVNVRYAVLEETEKRAVCRALVEERARYCSFVSILKPVLDHEINMLGEVTHLQTLLEDLTILTAEPNKLPPASEQVILDLKGSDFSYTYQTPPASPSNTLSRKSSISSYQSGSVRHVPSLDSISFAVDGVHIQDAVASTNQIAVMGAAGENGLLVPPQSAYTQHGERVRAMSASGKSCSARDQLALTLGVLNSDAPRSSRDSLHCSSGYSTQTTTPSCSEDTIHTHALKRDPNLYVDYESISLHGDTDSISLNHLSHSNSQSDFDKSSTIPRNSDLSFQYRKFAQSKRPASTVSLLADTELKGGSVHHLQSHTATIRRKPSTKPAYRRGTISGGVPIPISTPQVPLKAVAGNGGSEENVFIVPSAVGVGGLGHNKLCTSTQSLSALPPSSSPYYQLVPGQMPIPVPVPTVPSVPPEGGFAKQQQQRQYQQHLHIQQLNQQQRHQQQIHIEQFHHEQQLQNQLQTQTQNQQLNQQHKQKLFQQQHQAQFQAPFTQREDSGLDYSARNQVAPHSSPDQDQDLDVLTHERGERDMLNLIRGVKLKRTLTNDRSAPLLPSPGSHN; encoded by the exons GACGACCATCCTGATGACCGGAGCATTCCTGGATGCCTTTCAAAAGGTAGCAGACATGGCGATGGGAGCCAGAG GCGCTACCAAGGAGATTGGTTCAGCATTAACCAGAATGTGCATGAGACACCGCAGCATCGAATCCAAACTCAAAGTCTTCACCAC AGCTCTCTCCGAAAGTCTCATCACACCATTAGAGCTGAAGATGGAGGAGTGGAGGAAAGCGGCGAGTCAGCTGGACAAAGATCACGCAAAAG AGTACAAAAAGGCGAGAGCAGACATCAAGAAAAAATCATCAGACACCGTCAAACTGCAAAAGAAGGTGAAGAAAG GCAAGGATGAAGTGCGTGGCCAGCTGGACAGCGCACTGCAGGACGTCAACGTGCGATACGCTGTTCTGGAGGAGACGGAGAAGAGGGCAGTGTGCCGAGCTCTTGTCGAAGAAAGAGCTCGCTACTGCAGCTTTGTTAGCATACTGAAACCCGTGCTG GATCATGAGATAAACATGCTGGGTGAGGTGACCCACCTGCAGACGCTCCTGGAAGACCTCACCATCTTGACGGCTGAGCCCAATAAACTCCCACCAGCCAGCGAGCAG GTGATTTTGGATCTGAAGGGTTCCGACTTCAGCTACACCTACCAGACGCCTCCAGCCTCTCCTAGCAACACACTGTCCAGGAAGAGCAGCATCAGCAG CTACCAGTCTGGATCAGTGAGGCATGTTCCTTCATTGGACTCCATCAGCTTTGCTGTGGATGGAGTGCACATCCAG GATGCAGTCGCCTCCACCAATCAGATCGCTGTAATGGGAGCGGCAGGTGAGAATGGCCTCCTCGTCCCTCCTCAAAGTGCTTACACTCAACATGGGGAGAGGGTTCGTGCCATGTCTGCATCCGGCAag TCTTGCTCTGCTCGGGATCAGCTGGCCCTGACTCTGGGCGTGTTGAATTCGGATGCCCCACGGAGCAGCCGGGACTCGCTGCACTGCTCCAGCGGTTACAGCACGCAGACGACCACACCGTCCTGCTCTGAAGACACCATCCACACACATG CTCTAAAGAGAGACCCTAACCTCTATG TCGACTACGAGTCCATTTCCCTCCATGGGGACACTGACTCCATCTCCCTGAATCACCTGTCACACAGCAACAGCCAATCAGATTTTGACAAGTCTTCCACCATACCAAGGAACTCTGATCTCAGTTTCCAGTATAGGAAGTTTGCTCAGTCCAAGCGTCCCGCCTCCACTGTCAGCCTATTGGCCGACACTGAACTCAAGGGCGGGTCTGTCCACCACTTGCAGTCCCACACGGCGACAATCAGACGCAAGCCGTCAACCAAGCCGGCATATCGCAGAGGCACCATCAGTGGAGGGGTTCCCATCCCCATTTCCACGCCGCAGGTTCCTCTCAAAGCAGTGGCGGGGAATGGCGGCAGCGAGGAGAACGTCTTCATCGTCCCCTCCGCTGTGGGAGTGGGAGGTTTGGGTCACAATAAACTCTGCACCTCGACGCAGAGCCTCAGCGCCCTGCCGCCGTCCTCTTCCCCGTACTACCAGCTGGTGCCAGGTCAGATGCCCATCCCTGTGCCCGTACCCACCGTGCCATCCGTGCCACCCGAGGGCGGCTTTGCCAAGCAGCAGCAACAGAGACAGTACCAGCAACATCTTCACATCCAGCAACTAAACCAGCAGCAGCGTCACCAGCAGCAGATCCACATTGAGCAGTTTCATCACGAACAGCAACTCCAGAACCAGCTTCAGACCCAGACCCAGAACCAGCAACTGAACCAGCAGCACAAACAGAAGCTCTTCCAGCAGCAGCATCAAGCCCAGTTTCAGGCCCCCTTTACCCAGCGAGAGGACTCCGGCCTGGATTACAGTGCTCGGAACCAGGTCGCTCCGCACTCCAGCccggaccaggaccaggacctgGACGTCCTGACACACGAAAGGGGCGAAAGAGACATGCTGAACCTGATCAGGGGCGTAAAGCTTAAAAGGACCCTCACCAACGATCGCTCGGCCCCGCTACTGCCCTCGCCTGGCAGTCACAACTGA
- the mtss1 gene encoding protein MTSS 1 isoform X1 — MDAGIEKECSALGGLFQLIMNDMKASYPTWEDFVTKGVKLQSQLRTTILMTGAFLDAFQKVADMAMGARGATKEIGSALTRMCMRHRSIESKLKVFTTALSESLITPLELKMEEWRKAASQLDKDHAKEYKKARADIKKKSSDTVKLQKKVKKGKDEVRGQLDSALQDVNVRYAVLEETEKRAVCRALVEERARYCSFVSILKPVLDHEINMLGEVTHLQTLLEDLTILTAEPNKLPPASEQVILDLKGSDFSYTYQTPPASPSNTLSRKSSISSYQSGSVRHVPSLDSISFAVDGVHIQHGSSPFLMIGCDESGRSLSEGNSPSRFGRQGARSRCGYASGPGRRPALGRRVSRRDMNTDAVASTNQIAVMGAAGENGLLVPPQSAYTQHGERVRAMSASGKSCSARDQLALTLGVLNSDAPRSSRDSLHCSSGYSTQTTTPSCSEDTIHTHALKRDPNLYVDYESISLHGDTDSISLNHLSHSNSQSDFDKSSTIPRNSDLSFQYRKFAQSKRPASTVSLLADTELKGGSVHHLQSHTATIRRKPSTKPAYRRGTISGGVPIPISTPQVPLKAVAGNGGSEENVFIVPSAVGVGGLGHNKLCTSTQSLSALPPSSSPYYQLVPGQMPIPVPVPTVPSVPPEGGFAKQQQQRQYQQHLHIQQLNQQQRHQQQIHIEQFHHEQQLQNQLQTQTQNQQLNQQHKQKLFQQQHQAQFQAPFTQREDSGLDYSARNQVAPHSSPDQDQDLDVLTHERGERDMLNLIRGVKLKRTLTNDRSAPLLPSPGSHN; from the exons GACGACCATCCTGATGACCGGAGCATTCCTGGATGCCTTTCAAAAGGTAGCAGACATGGCGATGGGAGCCAGAG GCGCTACCAAGGAGATTGGTTCAGCATTAACCAGAATGTGCATGAGACACCGCAGCATCGAATCCAAACTCAAAGTCTTCACCAC AGCTCTCTCCGAAAGTCTCATCACACCATTAGAGCTGAAGATGGAGGAGTGGAGGAAAGCGGCGAGTCAGCTGGACAAAGATCACGCAAAAG AGTACAAAAAGGCGAGAGCAGACATCAAGAAAAAATCATCAGACACCGTCAAACTGCAAAAGAAGGTGAAGAAAG GCAAGGATGAAGTGCGTGGCCAGCTGGACAGCGCACTGCAGGACGTCAACGTGCGATACGCTGTTCTGGAGGAGACGGAGAAGAGGGCAGTGTGCCGAGCTCTTGTCGAAGAAAGAGCTCGCTACTGCAGCTTTGTTAGCATACTGAAACCCGTGCTG GATCATGAGATAAACATGCTGGGTGAGGTGACCCACCTGCAGACGCTCCTGGAAGACCTCACCATCTTGACGGCTGAGCCCAATAAACTCCCACCAGCCAGCGAGCAG GTGATTTTGGATCTGAAGGGTTCCGACTTCAGCTACACCTACCAGACGCCTCCAGCCTCTCCTAGCAACACACTGTCCAGGAAGAGCAGCATCAGCAG CTACCAGTCTGGATCAGTGAGGCATGTTCCTTCATTGGACTCCATCAGCTTTGCTGTGGATGGAGTGCACATCCAG CACGGTTCCTCCCCATTTCTGATGATTGGCTGCGATGAAAGCGGTCGGTCCCTCAGTGAAGGGAACTCCCCTTCTCGCTTTGGCCGCCAGGGCGCCCGCAGTCGCTGCGGTTACGCCTCTGGGCCCGGTCGCCGCCCGGCACTTGGCCGCCGCGTGAGCCGCAGGGATATGAACACC GATGCAGTCGCCTCCACCAATCAGATCGCTGTAATGGGAGCGGCAGGTGAGAATGGCCTCCTCGTCCCTCCTCAAAGTGCTTACACTCAACATGGGGAGAGGGTTCGTGCCATGTCTGCATCCGGCAag TCTTGCTCTGCTCGGGATCAGCTGGCCCTGACTCTGGGCGTGTTGAATTCGGATGCCCCACGGAGCAGCCGGGACTCGCTGCACTGCTCCAGCGGTTACAGCACGCAGACGACCACACCGTCCTGCTCTGAAGACACCATCCACACACATG CTCTAAAGAGAGACCCTAACCTCTATG TCGACTACGAGTCCATTTCCCTCCATGGGGACACTGACTCCATCTCCCTGAATCACCTGTCACACAGCAACAGCCAATCAGATTTTGACAAGTCTTCCACCATACCAAGGAACTCTGATCTCAGTTTCCAGTATAGGAAGTTTGCTCAGTCCAAGCGTCCCGCCTCCACTGTCAGCCTATTGGCCGACACTGAACTCAAGGGCGGGTCTGTCCACCACTTGCAGTCCCACACGGCGACAATCAGACGCAAGCCGTCAACCAAGCCGGCATATCGCAGAGGCACCATCAGTGGAGGGGTTCCCATCCCCATTTCCACGCCGCAGGTTCCTCTCAAAGCAGTGGCGGGGAATGGCGGCAGCGAGGAGAACGTCTTCATCGTCCCCTCCGCTGTGGGAGTGGGAGGTTTGGGTCACAATAAACTCTGCACCTCGACGCAGAGCCTCAGCGCCCTGCCGCCGTCCTCTTCCCCGTACTACCAGCTGGTGCCAGGTCAGATGCCCATCCCTGTGCCCGTACCCACCGTGCCATCCGTGCCACCCGAGGGCGGCTTTGCCAAGCAGCAGCAACAGAGACAGTACCAGCAACATCTTCACATCCAGCAACTAAACCAGCAGCAGCGTCACCAGCAGCAGATCCACATTGAGCAGTTTCATCACGAACAGCAACTCCAGAACCAGCTTCAGACCCAGACCCAGAACCAGCAACTGAACCAGCAGCACAAACAGAAGCTCTTCCAGCAGCAGCATCAAGCCCAGTTTCAGGCCCCCTTTACCCAGCGAGAGGACTCCGGCCTGGATTACAGTGCTCGGAACCAGGTCGCTCCGCACTCCAGCccggaccaggaccaggacctgGACGTCCTGACACACGAAAGGGGCGAAAGAGACATGCTGAACCTGATCAGGGGCGTAAAGCTTAAAAGGACCCTCACCAACGATCGCTCGGCCCCGCTACTGCCCTCGCCTGGCAGTCACAACTGA